TATAGCCAAGGCCACCTGGCCCTAACGAGTGCAGGTCTTGTTCGCTTATAGTCAGGATCACTCCTGAATATGACGGAGTAgtctgcttataatagtatagtatagatgtGTACCTTGACCCGAGCCTGAACCGAGGTCTCTTGGGTGCTTTTCTGGGGCTCTTTTTGGTAGCATCCCCTAGTTTTTCAGTGACAACCCATTCATTTGCTCTCCCTGTCTCGAACAGGCCTATCAAGGTGGCCTTAGTGCGGTGCAATGACATAACATTTTCAAAGAGGATCCAGAACATTAGCAAATGCATGGACCTGCAGGGCAAAAGGCAAGCAAATGATCAGTCTGATCCAAAAATACCTAGTATTCACAATTTAAATGGCCTTTGCATAATGCACTATGAAAAAATTGACCTTGGAGTTCCAGCTGCATTGAGTACGGTGATGATGACAGGGATATAAACTGCTCCCCATTTTGGGATTACAACTTCAGGAATCCAACAAGTTGCCGGGATTATGAGACAGTAAAACGAGAAGGTGATAATATGGGCGATAATCTTTCTGATCAGAAAGAAGTTGTAGATCACATATACTTTCTTATACCAAGTTACTGTCTGCAATTGAACAATGAAATGCACAAGCTAGATTAGGCCCTGATGCATTGATCTTATTAGTGTTCGTAAAAAGCACAGCTAACCTTATTCCTAATGATCTCCATAAACATCTTCCTGAACAGATTAGCAGGGCCACAAGACCACCTGTGTTGCTGGAACCGGAATGCCTGGAATGTACTTGGTAATTCACTTTTCACCTACATGATCAAACAGAAATTAATGAATATTCGTAACTTTGCAATGCATTTGTTTGGTACAGATAGGGCTGTAATTCGAGTCGGGCGGCCCGGCTCGAACTCGTTTAAGTGggctcgactcggctcgtttagttaaacgagccgAGTTCGAACAGAAGTTCCGGCTCGTTTAATTACCCGAgccggctcgactcgactcgtgaaattaaacgagcCGAGTTCGGGTAGAGTTTTTGGCTCGATTAAGTGTAAAATTAAATAAGCCGGCTCGCCCGACTCGTTAAAATCGGCTCGGACAGAGGATTAGGCTTgtgaaattaaacgagtcgagttcggGCAGAGGATTAGGCTCGATTAGTTAAACGAGCCGGCccggctcggctcgactcgatTAATCTCGGCCCGAATTACGCCCGGCTCGAAACTCGGCTCGCTCGGCCCGAATTACAACCCTACGTACAGAATAGTACTACAACTGCATCAAACTGGTGAATATGAACCTGGAGATCTCCAAGATACAAGAATTTCCAGCCTCTGAGACCAGCTCGAACTGCTAAATCCATGTCTTCGACTGTTGTCCTGTCTTTCCATCCACCAGCTTCGTTGATAGCAGCAATTCTCCACACCCCAGCAGTCCCTGGAGTTCATTAGTTTTGTTACGCGTTTAATATTTATGATCTGGAATAACATTACTCCCTTAAATGGCCAAAATCTTCAGATAATATTCAAGAATATTAGCTACAAAGTAGCTGGAAGTTACCATTGAAGCCAAAGAAGGCATGAGTAGATGAACCAACTTCTTGCTCCACTGTGAAATGATAATCCAACGACATTTCTTGCATTCTTGTCAACATGCACTCATCAGAGTTTACTGCAAAACCACCCCACATAAAACTTTACTAATCACAACTTCTAGAAAGTTGAGACTGAAACTTGCAAATTTTATGTAGGCAGTAGGAAAATTACCGAATACCCAACGAGCTTGAACAAGGGCGATTTCTGGATTAAGAGAAAGATAGGGTATGGACCGGAGAAGAAAGTCAGGATCAGGTTGAAAATCAGCATCAAATATAGCTACATATTCACAATCCTTCACATACTGATGAGTAAGGCCATCTTTTAATGCTCCAGATTTATAACCCTTCCTGTTATCTCTAACTTGGTACCTGATGTTAATCCCTTTATTTGCCCATTTTTGACACTCAATTTGCACCATTTGCTAAGAAATTCAATGCATAGACAAACCCTAACTTAGCCGAcattttttagaaaaattatGAATGAAGCATGACATCGAAATTTCTAAACATTTGAGGTGACAATTTTTCGCGTTACCTTAACTGTGTGGTCTGTTGAATCATCAAGAACTTGAATTACAACACGATCAGAAGGCCAAGAAAGCTTACAAGCAGCTCCAATCGACATTTTATAAACCTGCATTACGATTGAAAACGAAACCATTACATAAACATGACATTTGAAACATACATTGTTAAGCCCTGAATATAACTTAAGTACCTCTCTTTCATTAAACATAGGGATCTGAATGAGAACATGAGGATAATCTGAGTTCCCAGACTCAACATCATCTCTAAAGGGCTCAAATTTGTAACGTTTATCTGGTTTTCGACCAAAAAGTTTGACAAGAACAATCACAATGCTCATATAGACCCTCTCACAGAACAACATCAATGACACCATCAAGCACACCACAACAGCTACTCTTAAAAGAGGTACAACCAATGGCGCTTTGATCATATCCCAAATCAACAAAGCCTGAGCCTTAATATCGTCTCCCGGACCCATAAAAGAATCGGGCATTAGCCCGCTTCTAACAAGCTGCTCCATTAGGTAATCTCTTTGTTTTCTCCCCTGTCTAGAGGCAGAGTGTCTAGAGGCAGAGGAAAGCAACTAATTTTCGACAAAAAGTCGAAAAATTAACAGAAGGTATTGATATTTTTATGAAATCTGCTTCTGTTAATCGGACGTTAACAGAAGCAGAATGAATTATAAAGATGTAATATAGAGAGAATGAGAATGAATGTTGATGAAAAATATAAAGTGATAAATAATAGGTGGTTAAAGAGTGAGAGGAGGAGAGGAAGAGAGGGGCAGCAGCACAAGTTATAAATCAATCTTTTTTCAGATTGTTCTATTCTGAGTTAATATAACTTTGTCTATATTCTTGCAATGTTTACTCAAGATATGCATAGATTTCTCAACTGAACAGATTTTTCGGTTCTCTCTATCTGACCTATGTATGATGTGTACACACAAATATattgcatgcatgtagatttgAGGTATATGTGACATGCAAACAATATGAAATCAAAAGGTCCTTTCTTTACTAATTGGCTTCGAATACGTGACCGGGAACGACAAGAGATAAACTCTTCATGTACCTCGGCTACCaaacactactagaaatagtagatacgacatcggtgctTAGACGGCTTTGTAAAAAGCGATGTTGAATACAAAGGCTGATgtcatttaacatcacacgcgaagacatcggttcagattttttttaacatcggttctgaaccgatttctgatcccatatttctagtagtgaaaCACACTGGTCTTTAGTCTTGTTATGCCATGCATGCCATATTTTGATATAATCTGAGTAATTTTAGTAGTTTCTGATAATAATCTGGAATAATAATCATTTCTAAGTTAATCCCCATATTAATATCTTGATTTAAGGAGGAAAGAATCTTTAACAAAACAGAAAAGATATCTTCAAAATAAGGAAGATATCACAATATATctatatttttaattcaaaaaataaaatttgagAAGTAATATGCACAATTACCTTTTAACCCTTCAAAATACGTGTTAAAAGTCAAAACGAATCGACTCAGAAGCCAGATTGTGGGCAAACAAATTATAGCTTTGTGTTTTCTTTTATGTTGGCTGGAATTTCAGATATAAACAAACTATAAAAAATGCTGTATTGGATATGAATGCTAATCATTATATAATATAATCGAGAAGCTACTTTTAAAACCACTAATTGTGTTACATATGCTTAAGCTGCAAGCTTTGTAAACATTGTTGTTGAGATTGCTGCATGCTCAAGCCATCTTTGATCTTTCTTTGCAAGTGTATTCTTGAGTTTTGGCATTGTTATTATTGAGCTTAAGCTGGGAACATTCAAAAATGTTACCCTTAAATTATCATATTCCTATAATTGTGTCCCCCAGAACATTATTATGCATAAACAGTTCAAGTTCTTGGTGTTTGCAAGCAGTAGTCCAACTGGTTTTCTGGTATATAGAGTGCATTAACATAATAAACCTTAGATGTTAATTAACCTGACTTTGTTTCTTCGATATCTGTAGTCATTGGTGATGTTACTACTTGTTAGAATATAAGATCCTAGAAAGGATCATTCTCTAACAGGTTTTAGAATAACTGTTCcttgacatggtatcagagctcaggcTGACAGAGGACTCAGGTTCAATCGGAAAGGGCCATTCTCTAACACCTTGAGGTTGCCTAAAATTTTTAGATCAGATCTTGCAAGGGGGAAGGAAGAAGCTTTTAGTAAAACGATAAATTACATAGCAAGTCGCAGACAAAAATTTGTAAATCCTTCTAATAATCTCGTTCAAAGAAGAAATAAAGTTAAATGTCAGGCACTAGTCTAGACCTAGAGCAAGTTGTGTTTGCAACAAAGAAATGTACTGTTTGAGCTATTCATCAGGTGCAGACATGTTAATATCAGGATATGGCTTTTGTTCTTCAGCTAGAACTTCTGAGCCATTCCAATCTGCGTGAAAGGGGGAAACTATATTGATGCAGCTATCTTCTTCATCATGGTTTTGTACCTGACTATTTGATGGCTGAAATTGGCTGACATTGGTTTCAGCTGATTCGTGTAAATTTGGCCTTGTTGATGCTTGGACCGGAGAAACAGTTGCTTCATACTGCTGCTTCCTTTTATGCATTCTATATGCATCAGGGATGAAGCTTCCAACTACACACTGGATCCAAGAAAATATAAGGTCAGGGGTCACAATAACCTAAAATTCTCTTATTACACTGAAAAGACTTTATTTTTAATGCACAGTTGTCAAATTACTTTGCATTGTGCGAGTCTCTCTGATCTAACTCCCTCTGTGATACAAATCATTATTTCTAGTCAGGATGCAGAAGAAATCTGATGAACTTGGAATACAATCTACTCGAACACTGTTCAAATAGCAGTACCGAAACTAGATGATAGGTACTAGTTACCATTAAGCTATGTACTAAACATGAATGTCGATACAAGCGTTTAGTTGAACATGAGGACTTTGATGCACACTACAAAAGCTgcaaaatttaagaaaaatgcTTGAAAATAAGCATTTTGTTGAAAAGTGCATCGTATAATCTCAGAACAACAATTCTACAAGTGCTAGGATGAGCCACATTATTGACTTTCACATATGGACTATACTTTACAAGTCAAGATCAAAACCCGAACGTTGAGCAAAGAGATAATCTTACCTGGATTGGGTTTTCTGCAATCAATGTTCCAGCAATACCACCACCAATTACACGGCCATCCGGACCTGCTAGTGAGACGCTTAATCTGCCAGTCCTTTTAAAACCGCCATTCTCAGAGACTGTAAATGAGCCCGTTAAGGATAAGATCTCAAATCGACCCTGCAAATTCACAGAACATTATTCCATTTTATCAATAAATTGCTGACAAAGTTAATGTGAAAACATGCACATATTAGCTTAAAAATCTGTACAATATGCCAGAAAGGAGAAAATCAGTTATCAGGGGGGTTAACATAATCATATTGTAGAAAATAGATAGAGATCAAAGGCTGTAAATATAGAGATGTGTCCCCTAGTCAGAAATCAGAGTCGTAACGATTCTTCTATACTAATTTGTAGCTCCACAAGTTCATCACTTCATATTAGTAGCAACACTGGGGTACATGAAAACTTTTTCTCTTTATATCTGCAACTTCATTCAGTAAATTCAGTACATCACTACAATTATCATAGGCTCTTTGTTATGGTTGAAGGCGCCTTAACCTTGGCAACTTTCACATTACTAAACTTTTGTAGGCTCTTTGTTACGGTTAAAGGTGCCTTGGCCTTAGCAACATGCTTAGAGAACCAGAAAAATATGCAGCAAGGGGGCAGATACGACTCAAACCTCGTATGTGAGCACACCACCAGAAGAGCCGGGCTGGCAAATGGTGACACTAGAAACAGCTCCATTCGCAGAAAGAACACATATTCCTCTAGCCCCATTATGGAAAAGTGATAGGATCTTTGAAGCCCCTCTTTCCCATTTTATACGAGCCCCTTTCCTTTTTCGGACGTCCCAAAAAATGAACCTTCCATTTATAAAATTCATTTAAGATTATCACGACACAATCACACATTCATATAATACAGTTACTTTAACACCCACTAACTCATTTTTATGGTTCACATTAAAATCAAGCATTAATTTCTTAAAAATCGTGCTTGTCAAACAAGCTCATACATTATGGGACGGAGGGACTGTAAAATGCACACCATCATCTCTTCATTCTAATGTAATTTACCCTTTCTCTTTGACCGGTTTATCCTTTTGAGACGAAACGGTCAACAAAATTAGAACTCGAATGGAGTATATGTTAGTAAAAACTACTCCTACTTTATGATCTTGGTTCAGTAAAAGTACTCTACTATATGTTGAGTGTATTAAGTATTAACTCAATATTTTGTTGACCCACTTTTTTCGAAGCAAGCGATATATTATCTGAATAAACAAATTCTTTTGTACTATATTCAGTATTCTAACCCAAAACTCtcagtttttttatttttactaattaattacAGGTTAAAGTTATTACCGAGCTCCAACAAAGAAAACAAGTGTTCAACCAATGCACCAACCCTCGTTAGCGGACTCTCTAACTTGATCAAGACCAAGGatgaaaagaaaataaaaatgaaacaGGATAAAAATCCTGTCTCAACCACAATGGGAACAATAAGCATAATGCTCTCATTTTCTTTTTTTAAGTTTACTGGAAACTAGTTTTAAACAAAG
The sequence above is drawn from the Apium graveolens cultivar Ventura chromosome 2, ASM990537v1, whole genome shotgun sequence genome and encodes:
- the LOC141709005 gene encoding glucomannan 4-beta-mannosyltransferase 2-like: MEQLVRSGLMPDSFMGPGDDIKAQALLIWDMIKAPLVVPLLRVAVVVCLMVSLMLFCERVYMSIVIVLVKLFGRKPDKRYKFEPFRDDVESGNSDYPHVLIQIPMFNEREVYKMSIGAACKLSWPSDRVVIQVLDDSTDHTVKQMVQIECQKWANKGINIRYQVRDNRKGYKSGALKDGLTHQYVKDCEYVAIFDADFQPDPDFLLRSIPYLSLNPEIALVQARWVFVNSDECMLTRMQEMSLDYHFTVEQEVGSSTHAFFGFNGTAGVWRIAAINEAGGWKDRTTVEDMDLAVRAGLRGWKFLYLGDLQVKSELPSTFQAFRFQQHRWSCGPANLFRKMFMEIIRNKTVTWYKKVYVIYNFFLIRKIIAHIITFSFYCLIIPATCWIPEVVIPKWGAVYIPVIITVLNAAGTPRSMHLLMFWILFENVMSLHRTKATLIGLFETGRANEWVVTEKLGDATKKSPRKAPKRPRFRLGSRLHMLELGVSAYLFGSACYDYSYGNTRFFIYLYIQSMAFLIMGCGYVGTIVPSS
- the LOC141704866 gene encoding AT-hook motif nuclear-localized protein 7-like, with product MNFINGRFIFWDVRKRKGARIKWERGASKILSLFHNGARGICVLSANGAVSSVTICQPGSSGGVLTYEGRFEILSLTGSFTVSENGGFKRTGRLSVSLAGPDGRVIGGGIAGTLIAENPIQCVVGSFIPDAYRMHKRKQQYEATVSPVQASTRPNLHESAETNVSQFQPSNSQVQNHDEEDSCINIVSPFHADWNGSEVLAEEQKPYPDINMSAPDE